The following are encoded together in the Candidatus Methylomirabilis oxygeniifera genome:
- a CDS encoding protein of unknown function (Evidence 5 : No homology to any previously reported sequences): protein MMIQSAPKVSVIVPLYNHELYVEEALRSVLEQSFRDLELVIVNDGSTDGSEAVVERIDDRRIRYYRQENRGAHDALNRGIGLGPGGYIAILNSDDLYYPGRIADALNILERDPEVSAVFTYIELINAQGESLGVKRGAEDNWSGQSAESSFREEHDTVLDLLAGNFLHTTSNLICRREVFDRIGLFANLRYTHDYEFCLRLCARSRVAMIQTPLLRYRFHQSNTLSEDAAASQFETGMVLADFFLTYDVGKMLGEGPRRFQRLAKLYNSVRTYETDRIIILLLVLGFKGNWQGKFWEVFAADQQNPFREACIDSLTHTRDLCTVKETLRWQQGQTEHWWARAEELRHALEQREIAVAEFDKRSRESAEELRCALEQRDTALAELEARSREQHARIEELRAKEAVLNEVLASQQWKWLQKLNRVRSVVRRVRGIGQA from the coding sequence ATGATGATACAATCTGCTCCCAAAGTCAGCGTGATTGTTCCGCTCTATAATCACGAGTTGTATGTAGAGGAAGCACTCCGTTCCGTCCTGGAACAGTCCTTCCGGGATCTTGAGCTCGTCATCGTCAATGACGGCTCAACGGACGGCTCCGAGGCTGTTGTCGAACGCATCGATGATCGGCGCATACGATACTATAGGCAGGAGAATCGAGGGGCTCATGATGCGTTAAACAGGGGCATCGGCTTGGGCCCGGGGGGCTATATTGCCATCCTCAACTCGGATGATCTCTATTACCCGGGACGAATTGCGGACGCGCTGAATATCTTGGAGCGTGATCCTGAGGTCTCAGCAGTCTTCACCTACATTGAGCTGATTAACGCGCAGGGTGAGTCGTTAGGGGTCAAACGAGGCGCCGAGGACAACTGGTCCGGGCAAAGCGCTGAGAGCTCGTTTCGAGAGGAGCACGATACCGTACTTGATCTGCTGGCGGGGAACTTCCTTCATACCACCTCGAATCTGATCTGCCGAAGGGAGGTATTTGATCGAATCGGTCTCTTCGCGAATCTCCGCTATACGCATGATTATGAGTTTTGCTTGCGACTCTGCGCGCGGTCCAGAGTCGCCATGATTCAGACCCCGTTGCTCAGGTATCGTTTCCATCAGTCCAACACGCTGAGCGAGGACGCCGCAGCCTCGCAGTTTGAAACGGGCATGGTTCTTGCGGATTTCTTCCTGACCTACGACGTGGGCAAGATGTTGGGAGAGGGACCACGGCGGTTTCAAAGGCTCGCTAAACTCTACAACTCGGTGCGAACGTATGAAACCGATCGGATCATCATACTGTTGCTTGTATTGGGCTTCAAGGGAAATTGGCAGGGCAAATTCTGGGAGGTATTTGCAGCCGATCAACAGAATCCGTTTAGAGAGGCCTGTATAGACAGTTTGACACACACACGCGACCTTTGTACCGTCAAGGAGACCCTCAGGTGGCAGCAGGGGCAGACGGAGCACTGGTGGGCAAGGGCGGAGGAATTACGGCACGCTCTCGAACAGCGCGAGATCGCCGTCGCGGAGTTCGATAAGCGGAGCCGAGAATCAGCGGAAGAGCTACGATGCGCGCTCGAACAGCGCGACACCGCTCTAGCGGAGCTTGAGGCGCGAAGTCGAGAACAGCATGCGCGCATCGAGGAGCTTCGGGCCAAAGAGGCCGTTCTCAACGAGGTTCTTGCGTCCCAGCAATGGAAGTGGCTCCAAAAACTGAACAGGGTGCGCTCGGTCGTGCGCCGCGTGCGAGGCATAGGGCAGGCGTGA
- a CDS encoding ABC transporter permease protein produces MKAIRAIYRYREVTFSFVKRDLAARYKGSTFGMLWSIVNPLIMLILYTFVFSTILKVRVGVQEGTGSFAVYLFCGLLPWNAFAEPLGRSTGIVFEHTNLIKRMVFPVEILPLYIVISSIINQLIGLAILFLVLLANGHRFSMLIAFLPALLLLQITFTVGLAWIIAGATVFLRDIAQVIGMITTLWLFLTPIFYTANLVPEGWRPFLGLNPMYAVVESYRSIILKGQLPDPSSLIYLFLTAVITFVVGHRIFTRMQPAFADVI; encoded by the coding sequence ATGAAGGCGATACGAGCGATCTATCGATACAGAGAGGTGACATTCAGCTTTGTGAAGCGGGATCTGGCGGCTCGCTACAAGGGTTCGACCTTCGGAATGCTCTGGTCGATCGTCAATCCTCTCATTATGCTGATCCTTTATACCTTTGTCTTCTCCACGATCCTGAAGGTTCGGGTGGGTGTTCAGGAGGGTACCGGCAGTTTTGCCGTCTACCTGTTCTGCGGTCTGCTGCCATGGAACGCCTTTGCCGAGCCCCTTGGACGGTCCACGGGGATCGTGTTTGAGCATACCAATCTTATCAAGCGAATGGTATTTCCGGTCGAGATCCTTCCTTTATATATTGTCATTTCAAGTATAATCAATCAACTGATAGGTCTGGCCATCCTTTTCCTCGTCCTGCTTGCGAACGGACATCGGTTCAGTATGCTGATTGCATTCCTGCCGGCGCTTCTCCTTCTCCAGATTACTTTTACCGTTGGATTAGCCTGGATTATAGCCGGAGCCACTGTCTTTTTGCGCGATATTGCTCAGGTGATCGGAATGATCACGACCCTGTGGCTTTTCCTGACCCCGATATTTTACACGGCTAATCTTGTTCCTGAGGGATGGCGGCCTTTTCTAGGGTTGAACCCGATGTATGCCGTTGTTGAGTCGTACAGGTCTATTATCCTGAAAGGGCAGTTGCCTGATCCGAGCAGCCTGATTTACCTTTTTCTCACGGCTGTCATTACCTTTGTTGTCGGCCATCGGATTTTTACTAGGATGCAACCCGCGTTCGCTGATGTGATCTGA
- the wzt gene encoding Wzt — MYAIEVHDLSKVYRLYSNPKDRLKEYLFRGRRTYHQAFWALRNVSFRVAHGSTLGLVGDNGAGKSTLLQLVAGTLRPTSGSVTLNGRVSTILELGAGFNPEFTGRENVFMTGSIMGIPQQEMERRFPEIAAFAEIGDFIERPVKLYSSGMYVRLAFAVATSVDPDILIVDEALSVGDQYFQKRCIDRIEGFRKSGKSILFCSHNLYQIRLICDEAVWLKDGEVAMAGEASRVIGAYQNYMREREMPKASPATVEVGPRTFPWVSGVRLSCGDEEGDRDEFVTGDELVVTVAYEVPDPPRVVHVGVVIVRNDSVQVFGTGTHVSGVKLPPRSSSSRIRFPALPLLSGQYAISVFLLDEHGIHVYDEKEREFKFQVTQNVQALGLSFLEHRWDVEVPHEANGKWGSDDHAGNKQINNALGIVKG, encoded by the coding sequence ATGTACGCGATTGAGGTCCATGACCTTTCTAAGGTCTATCGGCTCTACTCGAATCCGAAGGACCGCCTCAAGGAGTATCTCTTCCGGGGCAGGCGGACCTACCACCAGGCGTTCTGGGCCTTAAGAAATGTGAGTTTCAGGGTTGCACATGGCTCGACGTTAGGCCTTGTCGGCGACAACGGGGCCGGTAAGAGCACGCTGCTTCAACTGGTGGCCGGCACTCTGCGGCCCACATCCGGCAGCGTGACGTTGAATGGCCGCGTCTCCACAATCCTGGAACTGGGTGCGGGGTTCAATCCGGAGTTTACAGGTCGAGAGAATGTCTTTATGACAGGATCAATCATGGGGATACCACAGCAGGAAATGGAGCGGCGATTCCCGGAGATTGCCGCGTTTGCAGAAATTGGGGATTTTATTGAACGGCCTGTAAAGCTGTATTCCAGCGGCATGTACGTCCGCCTTGCGTTTGCTGTTGCGACCAGCGTGGACCCCGACATACTGATAGTCGATGAGGCCCTCTCTGTCGGGGATCAGTACTTTCAGAAGCGCTGCATAGATCGGATCGAAGGTTTCAGGAAGTCCGGTAAGAGCATACTGTTTTGCTCTCACAATCTGTACCAGATCAGATTGATCTGCGACGAGGCCGTCTGGCTGAAGGATGGTGAGGTCGCCATGGCCGGAGAGGCCTCCAGGGTTATTGGAGCGTATCAGAACTATATGCGGGAGAGGGAGATGCCAAAGGCTTCTCCCGCCACGGTTGAGGTCGGACCAAGGACCTTTCCCTGGGTCTCAGGTGTACGGCTGAGCTGTGGTGACGAGGAGGGGGATCGGGATGAGTTCGTAACAGGAGACGAACTGGTCGTGACGGTCGCGTACGAGGTGCCTGATCCGCCAAGGGTTGTTCATGTGGGTGTCGTCATTGTCAGGAACGATTCGGTGCAGGTATTCGGCACCGGCACCCACGTCTCAGGCGTCAAACTCCCACCCCGTTCGAGCAGTTCAAGGATACGTTTTCCGGCACTTCCGCTTCTATCCGGTCAATACGCGATTTCAGTGTTCCTTCTTGATGAGCACGGAATTCACGTCTACGATGAAAAGGAGCGCGAGTTCAAGTTCCAGGTGACTCAGAATGTGCAGGCCCTGGGTCTGAGCTTCCTGGAACACCGTTGGGACGTGGAGGTCCCGCATGAGGCGAACGGCAAGTGGGGCTCTGACGATCACGCCGGCAACAAGCAGATAAACAATGCGTTAGGCATCGTCAAAGGATAA
- a CDS encoding Glycosyl transferase family 2 (fragment), translated as MIHPAVAIITRTKDRTVLLRRAIESVLSQTFQDWIMVIVNDGGVRVPVDELVEAQQDRFRGRSRVIHNETSLGMEAASNIGLKGSESRYVVIHDDDDSWHPMFLERCIGFLGTNAYPRIAGVITHTHRVLERIKHDRVIVEGKEPFNTWCKSVTIYRMAAGNIFPPISFMYERRVLEQIGHYREDLPVLGDWEFNLRFMRRYDIFLIPEVLAFYHHRLDATSGVFSNSVIGANDKHLIYDTLLRNELLREDLDNNRIGIGYLTNISKSFELLYGQLSSITDVMDRLRRIQWLKRLLKKGLR; from the coding sequence ATGATCCATCCGGCCGTAGCCATCATTACGAGGACGAAAGACAGGACGGTGCTTTTGCGGCGTGCCATCGAAAGCGTCCTGTCTCAAACCTTTCAGGACTGGATCATGGTAATCGTGAATGACGGCGGGGTGAGAGTGCCTGTAGATGAATTGGTTGAGGCGCAGCAGGATCGCTTCAGGGGTCGGTCCCGCGTGATCCATAACGAAACGTCTCTTGGGATGGAGGCCGCATCGAACATCGGTCTCAAGGGATCGGAAAGCCGCTATGTCGTCATCCATGATGACGATGATTCGTGGCACCCGATGTTTCTGGAGCGATGCATCGGATTCCTTGGCACGAATGCTTATCCTCGTATAGCGGGAGTCATCACCCACACACATCGAGTGCTGGAGCGGATCAAACATGATCGGGTCATCGTTGAGGGGAAAGAGCCATTCAATACATGGTGTAAATCGGTGACGATCTATCGAATGGCGGCAGGAAATATCTTTCCGCCGATCTCCTTTATGTACGAGAGGCGGGTGCTTGAGCAGATCGGCCACTACCGGGAAGATCTGCCGGTTCTGGGTGATTGGGAGTTCAATCTGAGGTTCATGAGGCGGTACGATATCTTCCTGATCCCTGAGGTATTGGCCTTCTATCATCATCGACTTGATGCAACAAGCGGTGTCTTCAGCAACTCGGTGATTGGAGCTAACGACAAACATCTGATCTACGATACCCTGTTACGGAATGAGCTGCTTCGTGAGGATCTCGATAATAACCGGATCGGAATCGGATATCTCACGAACATCAGTAAGAGCTTTGAACTCCTTTATGGTCAGTTATCGTCGATCACTGATGTGATGGATCGTCTGAGGAGAATCCAGTGGCTCAAGCGACTTCTGAAGAAGGGGCTCAGGTAG
- a CDS encoding conserved protein of unknown function (Evidence 4 : Homologs of previously reported genes of unknown function), whose product MCVYKDPAGRFTIRPYQAGDELRILDLFRRVFGVERSCEHWRWKFRDNPAGSYVLRVAETQDGRLVGQYALLPVRTRWGHETVTFIQVIDVMVDPHYRMGLKRPGLFSVLAEQSVMAFLRGGLALIGYGFPTPEALRIGARAVGYHPLHPIQRLVKDLTVASRPRSFRPWSVRCERVARFGDNVEMLWRRCASSFDIAVIRDAEYLNWRYADCPDVAYTMVAAGQPWSGILSGAAVLRMGWADQPIACLADWLVPPDATSTAERLLAHCEALAREAGMERLSAWFPQHAWPYRFLCEHGYRVEPTIYHLVALATDPMADLERVRDRWYYTMGDSDIF is encoded by the coding sequence GTGTGCGTATACAAAGATCCTGCCGGACGCTTTACTATCCGCCCATATCAGGCCGGTGACGAACTCCGGATCCTCGATCTGTTCCGGCGCGTGTTCGGGGTAGAGCGATCGTGTGAGCACTGGCGCTGGAAATTTCGGGATAATCCCGCCGGTTCATACGTGCTGCGCGTGGCTGAGACGCAGGACGGTAGGCTTGTGGGGCAATATGCCCTATTGCCCGTCCGAACCCGATGGGGTCATGAGACGGTCACCTTTATCCAGGTCATCGATGTGATGGTCGATCCGCACTATCGGATGGGATTAAAGCGTCCCGGGCTGTTTTCGGTTCTGGCCGAACAGTCGGTGATGGCATTCCTCCGCGGCGGGCTGGCGTTGATCGGCTACGGGTTCCCGACACCGGAGGCGTTGCGGATCGGCGCGCGCGCTGTCGGGTATCATCCCCTGCATCCGATTCAGCGGCTGGTAAAAGACCTCACCGTTGCGAGCAGGCCCCGCTCCTTCCGGCCATGGTCCGTGAGGTGCGAGAGAGTTGCGCGTTTTGGAGATAATGTAGAGATGTTGTGGCGGCGATGCGCCTCCTCCTTTGACATTGCGGTCATACGTGATGCGGAATATCTGAACTGGCGATATGCCGACTGCCCTGATGTTGCATACACGATGGTTGCGGCCGGACAGCCGTGGAGCGGTATCCTGTCAGGGGCGGCAGTTCTCCGAATGGGATGGGCGGATCAGCCGATTGCGTGTCTGGCGGATTGGCTTGTTCCGCCTGACGCGACGTCGACGGCCGAGAGACTGCTGGCTCATTGTGAGGCGTTGGCTCGAGAGGCCGGCATGGAACGGCTCAGCGCCTGGTTTCCTCAACATGCCTGGCCGTATCGCTTTCTCTGCGAGCATGGGTATCGGGTGGAGCCCACCATATACCACCTGGTGGCCTTGGCCACCGATCCCATGGCCGACCTCGAGCGGGTCAGGGATCGCTGGTACTACACAATGGGAGATTCGGATATCTTTTGA
- a CDS encoding protein of unknown function (Evidence 5 : No homology to any previously reported sequences) gives MRTLQIVHGFPPESVAGTETYCETLSRYLLARGHQCEVLTGSGRRTAKAILAVEVQNGLRVARYLRTEGQAQTWRDEYDPEAEALIRDLLSRDRPDLVHLHHWHRLTNNLVTICTDLGIPVVVTLHDVWTTCPRIHRIHREGVFCKEPLLTAPCLHCVERTQWQTDQEVVAALALRQQMVEAELSLASALIVPSEAHRSLLRELLELPENRLIVLPHGSSQTIIAQDRRKQPSAFRNRPLQIGHWGYFLYHKGTHLLLEALHRLDDPSAVQVHLIGTALESAYGERLRDLARGLSVQFHGAYQPADLRTFDLDLAVFPSITSESYSFTIDEALWLGLPVLVSDRGALSERIGKAGLTFRAEDAEDLARCLQRILDAPEALEAMRLDIRLDTLLSMEAHVAGLEKIYEDAVCLNVPRLKTSTPYLKLLANARQQIQERDAALSAAHAERDAALSAAHAELARAEQAIQQKDTDLQQVQRTVERLDAEARHYRESLEAIVSSTVWKLTAPIRWLRHPIRALPGKDRFAIDFAHLKVTLRKAYFYHRKIGLRATVRRIIVELRSLHTKARGPALCSSELLNIHDIYPMPGDISSRIAVHAHAYYPDLTKELASYLKNMPFAFDLFVSVSNDEARDVCRQAFAGLPQARRVIVDVVANRGRDIAPMVCHFGGRLATYDYICHLHTKKSMYAQGKMDGWLEYLLRQLMGSEDQVRRIFSMFQSDPRAGIIYPQNYEYLPYWGNTWLSNKALGAQMCRQMGITDVPEGYFDYPAGSMFWARSEAIRNLFSADIRLTDFPEEAGQTDGSLAHCIERLLVLVARHAGYKPFILADPLSPSWSKWRFDRYMARTRDYVKTALEAKDIKVIAFDIFDTLLVRPVLHPETAKTIIGHRNREMAGTDFAGLRAKAEALARSRVGRDVGLEDIYAEFASLTGKQVDEVGYLRTLEEEIERHLVSPRPECIDMFNHAIRSGKRVVLASDMFLPRPIIEKMLSENGIAGYHALYVSSDIGVRKDTGELYRLMLERERIAPDELLMVGDNEHSDVQVPMNVGIQVCHVLRPIEVARALPRFSGMIEWTRTEGGLDEQLVLGLVIKRLFQPVFYEQFDPARLIPGEPEDIGYGVVGPVALSFCVWLMDRAKADGIEKLYFLAREGQLLKEIYDRVAMHREDAIPSEYLVLSRRAVTVPMIESFDDICRIAKASEYFPNDLKAFFRYRYGVLLDDHDVHELCRKGLWQTGRLVEVKGDIRHLKPVLEALMEKITARSRAERPSLIAYLNRVGLHTTSAVAVVDVGYSATIQGMLSGFLHKPIHGFYMLTSAASREVCERYGVFAHGYYGSRIAGGDPNISPLWRRSFELETFLSSDDPQVICYDLGTEGQPHAAHQSLLPGEQGSSDIRRKIRRGVSSFVDDFLALQRNVYPDLRLSSRLPEMLFGEFVEHMSGAEREMISGLVLDDHYCGRGTVPLG, from the coding sequence ATGCGAACCCTCCAGATCGTGCACGGCTTTCCGCCGGAGTCGGTCGCCGGGACCGAGACCTATTGCGAGACCTTAAGTAGGTATCTTCTGGCGCGAGGGCATCAGTGCGAGGTGCTGACCGGTTCCGGCCGGCGCACAGCAAAGGCTATCCTGGCTGTCGAAGTACAGAACGGGCTGCGGGTGGCCCGTTATCTGAGAACCGAGGGACAGGCTCAGACCTGGAGAGACGAATACGACCCTGAAGCCGAGGCGCTTATCCGAGATCTGCTCTCGCGTGACCGGCCGGACCTCGTGCACCTCCACCATTGGCACCGGCTGACCAACAACCTGGTGACGATCTGTACGGACCTGGGCATCCCCGTGGTGGTGACGTTGCACGATGTCTGGACTACTTGCCCACGTATCCATCGGATCCACCGGGAGGGAGTGTTCTGCAAAGAGCCCCTTCTGACCGCACCGTGTCTACACTGTGTCGAGCGAACTCAATGGCAGACGGATCAGGAGGTCGTTGCTGCACTGGCATTACGTCAACAGATGGTGGAGGCGGAGCTTTCGCTGGCCTCGGCTCTCATCGTACCGTCAGAGGCGCATCGTTCATTGCTGCGTGAGCTGCTTGAGCTTCCGGAGAACCGCTTGATTGTTCTTCCGCATGGGAGTTCCCAGACCATCATCGCGCAGGATAGGCGGAAGCAACCATCAGCGTTCCGAAATCGACCGCTCCAGATCGGGCATTGGGGTTATTTCCTGTATCATAAAGGTACGCACCTGCTCCTGGAGGCGCTGCATCGTCTGGACGATCCGTCTGCCGTTCAGGTTCATTTGATCGGAACGGCCTTGGAGTCGGCATATGGGGAACGACTTCGCGATCTTGCGCGCGGGCTTTCGGTACAATTCCATGGCGCCTATCAGCCCGCCGACCTGCGGACGTTTGACCTTGATCTCGCCGTCTTCCCTTCCATCACCAGTGAATCCTATTCGTTTACCATTGATGAAGCGTTGTGGTTAGGGCTGCCGGTCCTCGTCTCGGACCGTGGTGCCCTCTCGGAGCGGATCGGGAAGGCAGGCCTGACCTTTCGGGCTGAGGATGCGGAGGATCTGGCCAGGTGCCTCCAGAGGATCCTGGACGCGCCGGAGGCGCTGGAGGCGATGCGCCTGGACATCCGGCTCGATACGCTCTTATCAATGGAGGCCCATGTCGCCGGGTTGGAGAAGATCTATGAGGATGCTGTTTGCTTGAACGTTCCCCGATTAAAAACGTCCACCCCTTATTTGAAGTTGCTTGCCAATGCAAGGCAACAGATCCAGGAGCGCGACGCGGCGTTATCGGCAGCTCACGCCGAGCGCGACGCGGCGTTATCGGCAGCTCACGCTGAACTCGCACGAGCCGAGCAGGCCATACAGCAAAAGGACACAGACCTACAACAGGTTCAACGGACCGTCGAGCGTCTTGATGCAGAGGCCCGCCATTATCGTGAATCGCTGGAAGCTATTGTGTCATCCACGGTGTGGAAGCTCACGGCGCCGATCCGATGGTTGCGCCACCCCATCCGCGCCTTACCCGGCAAAGATCGATTCGCGATAGATTTCGCACACCTGAAAGTCACGCTCAGAAAGGCCTATTTCTACCACCGAAAAATAGGTCTTCGGGCGACAGTGCGCAGAATTATCGTCGAGTTGCGCTCCCTTCACACCAAAGCCAGGGGTCCTGCTCTGTGCTCGTCTGAGTTATTGAATATCCACGATATCTACCCCATGCCCGGAGATATTTCCAGCCGGATTGCCGTCCACGCCCATGCGTACTACCCTGATTTGACAAAAGAACTCGCGTCGTATCTGAAGAATATGCCCTTCGCGTTTGACCTGTTCGTTTCGGTCTCGAATGATGAGGCGCGCGATGTCTGTCGTCAGGCATTTGCAGGGCTGCCACAGGCTCGTCGAGTCATTGTGGACGTTGTGGCAAATCGCGGCCGAGACATTGCGCCGATGGTATGCCATTTTGGCGGTCGACTGGCAACATACGACTACATCTGCCATCTGCACACGAAGAAATCGATGTATGCGCAGGGAAAAATGGATGGTTGGCTGGAGTATCTTCTGCGCCAGTTGATGGGAAGCGAGGATCAGGTTAGGCGGATTTTTTCCATGTTTCAAAGCGATCCAAGAGCCGGGATTATTTACCCTCAAAATTACGAGTATCTGCCCTACTGGGGCAATACCTGGCTATCCAATAAAGCGCTGGGCGCCCAAATGTGCCGGCAGATGGGAATCACAGATGTGCCGGAAGGGTATTTCGACTACCCTGCAGGGTCAATGTTCTGGGCTCGAAGCGAGGCCATTCGCAATCTTTTCTCGGCCGATATCAGACTGACGGACTTTCCCGAAGAGGCTGGTCAGACGGATGGCTCACTGGCGCACTGCATTGAGCGGTTGCTGGTTCTTGTGGCCAGACACGCCGGATATAAGCCGTTTATTCTTGCCGATCCCTTGTCACCAAGCTGGTCAAAGTGGAGATTCGACCGCTATATGGCCAGAACGCGTGATTATGTTAAAACAGCGTTGGAAGCAAAAGATATCAAAGTGATCGCCTTCGATATTTTCGATACACTGCTTGTTCGTCCGGTTCTCCATCCCGAAACCGCAAAGACGATCATTGGCCACCGCAACCGGGAAATGGCCGGGACCGATTTTGCCGGGCTACGGGCGAAGGCGGAAGCACTGGCGCGCTCGCGTGTGGGGCGAGACGTGGGGCTTGAAGACATTTATGCTGAGTTTGCGTCACTGACAGGCAAGCAGGTCGATGAGGTTGGGTATCTCCGGACCCTGGAGGAGGAAATAGAACGACACCTGGTTTCTCCTCGACCTGAGTGTATAGATATGTTCAACCATGCGATACGTAGCGGCAAACGTGTCGTTCTTGCGAGTGACATGTTTTTGCCTCGTCCTATTATTGAGAAAATGCTCTCGGAGAACGGGATCGCGGGATATCATGCGCTCTATGTGTCCTCGGATATCGGTGTTCGCAAGGATACCGGAGAGTTGTACCGGTTAATGCTGGAACGGGAACGGATTGCCCCGGACGAACTCCTGATGGTGGGCGATAACGAACACTCTGATGTGCAGGTCCCGATGAATGTCGGAATTCAAGTATGCCACGTGTTGCGGCCGATCGAAGTTGCCAGGGCATTGCCGAGATTCTCCGGGATGATCGAATGGACTCGAACGGAAGGAGGTCTGGACGAACAGTTGGTATTGGGTCTGGTGATCAAACGACTGTTTCAGCCGGTCTTTTATGAGCAATTTGATCCTGCCCGTCTGATTCCCGGTGAGCCGGAGGATATTGGCTATGGCGTCGTCGGTCCAGTCGCCCTGAGTTTCTGTGTATGGTTGATGGACCGGGCAAAAGCGGACGGCATCGAAAAACTGTATTTCCTCGCCCGCGAGGGCCAGTTGCTCAAAGAGATCTACGATCGGGTCGCGATGCACCGCGAGGATGCCATCCCCTCCGAGTACCTTGTGTTATCCAGGCGCGCCGTCACGGTGCCGATGATCGAGTCGTTCGACGACATTTGCAGGATCGCCAAAGCCTCCGAGTACTTTCCGAACGACCTGAAGGCATTCTTCAGGTACCGATATGGGGTGCTGTTGGATGATCACGATGTCCATGAACTCTGTCGGAAGGGGCTCTGGCAGACTGGACGTTTGGTGGAGGTGAAAGGCGATATTCGCCACCTGAAGCCGGTGCTGGAAGCACTCATGGAGAAGATTACGGCCCGCAGCCGCGCAGAGCGTCCCAGCCTAATCGCCTATTTGAACCGTGTCGGACTCCATACGACGTCGGCGGTGGCGGTTGTCGACGTCGGCTATTCGGCGACCATCCAGGGTATGCTGTCCGGGTTCCTGCATAAACCGATTCACGGCTTCTACATGCTCACATCCGCAGCGTCGCGGGAGGTCTGCGAACGGTACGGCGTGTTCGCGCACGGCTACTACGGGAGTCGGATCGCCGGCGGCGATCCCAACATATCCCCTCTCTGGCGAAGGAGCTTTGAGCTGGAGACCTTTTTGAGCTCCGACGACCCCCAAGTCATCTGTTATGATCTGGGCACCGAGGGCCAACCTCATGCGGCGCACCAAAGCCTGTTGCCCGGCGAACAAGGGTCTTCGGACATACGGCGCAAGATTCGTCGTGGCGTCTCCTCGTTTGTCGACGACTTCCTTGCGCTGCAGCGCAACGTCTATCCGGACCTCAGGTTGTCGTCGCGTCTCCCCGAAATGCTGTTCGGGGAGTTTGTCGAGCACATGTCAGGGGCGGAACGGGAGATGATATCGGGTCTCGTCCTGGATGATCACTATTGTGGACGCGGTACGGTTCCGCTTGGTTGA
- a CDS encoding protein of unknown function (Evidence 5 : No homology to any previously reported sequences), with amino-acid sequence MKGSPKYPQIVAGPPRGSVLVLAPHADDESLGCGGAIALHHRQGDRVKVVVATDGAAGDPLGHYRGCNYRELRRNEARRAASILGIDEIEFWDYPDGKLAEVSDLMTRITALLAADRPDVLYRPSTLEVHPDHRALGVGVEAALQEYRPICGDFCYEIWATVQPTHAIDITPIWDVKRQAVEQYESQLRYNDLLYMMAGLNAYRTIFAPWARYVEAFQIG; translated from the coding sequence GTGAAGGGGTCGCCGAAGTATCCCCAGATCGTAGCCGGGCCGCCAAGAGGGTCGGTGTTGGTTTTGGCGCCGCATGCCGACGACGAGAGTTTAGGCTGCGGGGGAGCCATTGCGCTCCACCATCGACAGGGCGATCGGGTGAAAGTGGTCGTTGCCACCGATGGGGCGGCCGGCGACCCGCTGGGTCATTACCGGGGCTGCAATTATCGGGAGTTGCGTCGTAACGAGGCGAGGCGGGCCGCATCGATTCTCGGAATCGATGAGATCGAGTTTTGGGACTACCCCGATGGGAAGCTTGCTGAAGTGTCCGATCTGATGACGCGTATCACGGCATTGCTTGCGGCGGATCGACCGGATGTTCTCTACCGTCCTTCCACGTTGGAGGTGCATCCTGATCACCGGGCTCTCGGAGTCGGCGTTGAAGCGGCCCTCCAGGAGTATAGGCCGATATGTGGAGACTTCTGTTATGAGATTTGGGCGACGGTGCAGCCAACCCACGCCATAGACATCACACCTATCTGGGATGTAAAACGCCAAGCCGTTGAGCAGTATGAAAGCCAGCTCCGCTACAATGACCTTCTCTATATGATGGCCGGTCTGAATGCGTATCGAACCATCTTTGCCCCATGGGCTCGGTACGTGGAAGCGTTTCAGATAGGGTAG